One stretch of Lysobacter sp. KIS68-7 DNA includes these proteins:
- the lpxC gene encoding UDP-3-O-acyl-N-acetylglucosamine deacetylase, translating to MLPQRTLKNVIRATGVGLHSGEKVYLTLRPAAVDTGIVFRRVDLDPVVEIPASAHLVTETMLCTGLSRDGGKVMTIEHLMSAFAGLGIDNAYVDLSAPEVPIMDGSAGPFVFLLQSAGIAEQTAPKRFIRVRKPVEVREGDKVARFIPHDGFRIGFTVVFDHPAIPAAQSRAEIDFSTTSYVKEVSRARTFGFMRDLEFMRERNLGLGGSMDNAIVLDEFRVLNDDGLRYADEFVRHKILDAVGDLYLAGRPVIGAFEGYKSGHALNNKLVRALLDDVTAWDEVTFDDPAAAPVVYGNPAIA from the coding sequence ATGCTGCCCCAACGCACCCTCAAGAACGTGATCCGCGCGACTGGCGTGGGCCTGCACAGCGGAGAGAAGGTGTATCTCACGCTGCGGCCTGCCGCCGTCGACACCGGCATCGTGTTCCGGCGCGTGGACCTGGATCCGGTGGTGGAGATTCCCGCGAGCGCGCACCTGGTCACCGAGACCATGTTGTGCACCGGCCTGTCGCGCGACGGCGGCAAGGTCATGACCATCGAACACCTGATGTCCGCGTTCGCCGGCCTCGGCATCGACAACGCGTACGTCGACCTGTCGGCGCCGGAAGTGCCGATCATGGACGGCTCCGCCGGTCCTTTCGTGTTCCTGCTGCAATCCGCCGGCATCGCCGAGCAGACCGCGCCGAAGCGTTTCATCCGCGTGCGCAAGCCCGTGGAAGTGCGCGAGGGCGACAAGGTCGCGCGTTTCATCCCGCACGACGGCTTCCGCATCGGCTTCACCGTCGTCTTCGACCATCCCGCGATTCCGGCCGCGCAGTCGCGCGCCGAGATCGACTTCTCCACGACGTCCTATGTCAAGGAAGTCAGTCGCGCGCGCACCTTCGGCTTCATGCGCGACCTGGAATTCATGCGCGAGCGCAACCTGGGCCTCGGCGGCTCGATGGACAACGCGATCGTGCTCGATGAATTCCGCGTCCTCAACGACGACGGCCTGCGCTATGCGGATGAGTTCGTCCGCCACAAGATCCTCGACGCGGTGGGCGACCTCTACCTCGCCGGCCGGCCGGTCATCGGCGCCTTCGAGGGTTACAAGTCGGGCCATGCGCTCAACAACAAACTCGTCCGCGCCCTGTTGGACGATGTCACGGCCTGGGACGAAGTCACCTTCGACGACCCCGCGGCCGCCCCGGTCGTCTACGGCAACCCTGCGATCGCGTGA